A single region of the Candidatus Sungiibacteriota bacterium genome encodes:
- the thyX gene encoding FAD-dependent thymidylate synthase: protein MRIVEPRVFLVGETRLIDEEFNAYLEHVGAPEWRSIKSQQCPDAPTDIEKMPEIMGRLCYRSWKPKLNPNVTRVREGNDEYLNNILKSAHGSVLEHSFINFIFANVSRVFTHELVRHRVGVAISQESLRFVRLDNLGFWPPLVLREYADAIDIMMKTVGELEKVQVELAKILKLDELTKFEQKKKLTSAMRRVANIGLATTIGWSANIRTLRHVIEMRTNPGAEEEIRLVFGLVAEKLKSRYPNLFGDYTVEVIDGLPWYKTEYRKV from the coding sequence ATGCGCATTGTTGAACCTAGAGTATTTCTAGTGGGAGAAACACGACTGATTGATGAAGAATTCAACGCGTATCTTGAGCACGTCGGCGCACCCGAGTGGCGTTCAATAAAATCGCAACAGTGTCCTGACGCGCCAACCGACATAGAAAAAATGCCCGAGATAATGGGCCGCCTCTGCTACCGAAGCTGGAAGCCCAAGCTTAACCCCAATGTTACCCGAGTGCGCGAGGGCAATGACGAGTACTTAAATAATATCCTTAAATCGGCCCACGGTTCGGTTCTGGAGCATAGCTTCATTAACTTCATCTTTGCCAACGTGAGCCGCGTCTTCACTCACGAACTGGTGCGCCATCGAGTGGGGGTGGCCATATCGCAGGAAAGTCTTAGGTTTGTCCGCCTTGATAACCTTGGCTTCTGGCCGCCTTTGGTGCTTCGCGAGTATGCCGATGCCATAGACATTATGATGAAAACAGTGGGGGAGCTGGAAAAAGTGCAGGTTGAACTGGCTAAAATTCTGAAACTTGACGAACTAACCAAATTTGAACAAAAAAAGAAGCTGACCTCGGCCATGCGCCGCGTTGCCAACATTGGCCTTGCCACCACCATTGGCTGGTCAGCCAACATTCGCACCCTGCGGCACGTGATTGAAATGAGAACAAATCCCGGAGCCGAAGAGGAAATCAGACTAGTATTTGGTCTGGTGGCGGAAAAACTTAAATCCCGCTACCCCAATCTTTTTGGGGACTACACCGTAGAAGTAATTGATGGCTTGCCATGGTATAAAACAGAGTATCGCAAAGTGTAA
- a CDS encoding GIY-YIG nuclease family protein: MWSVYLLSSKKTGRWYIGSSRDLRKRILSHNLGNSISTKHGIQWKLVYCEIGLNKNDARAREKYLKSGMGRRYLKNRLKFFFAQGF, translated from the coding sequence TTGTGGTCTGTGTATCTTCTGTCCAGCAAGAAAACGGGGAGGTGGTATATTGGGTCTAGTAGAGACTTGCGAAAAAGAATTTTAAGTCATAACTTGGGAAATAGTATATCAACAAAACATGGGATTCAGTGGAAGTTAGTTTATTGTGAAATAGGACTAAATAAAAACGATGCCCGTGCGAGGGAGAAATATCTCAAGTCCGGAATGGGCAGAAGATATTTAAAAAATCGTTTAAAATTCTTTTTCGCACAAGGTTTCTAA
- a CDS encoding NUDIX hydrolase codes for MPKICDNKSVGILVWNKGELLMIERRKYNFGFAIPAGHQDGDDPETIAKKELFEEVGLKTGGLEKKLEIGLPNPCKREGGAQHDWTVFEANGWTGEIKPSQDETKSYFWADRKRIIELAERLQEFAKSQGISLSPDGHDLPRLVEASNTDPAWRENPGLEPPMYFLFKELGIL; via the coding sequence ATGCCAAAAATCTGCGACAACAAAAGCGTGGGAATACTGGTTTGGAACAAGGGAGAACTCTTAATGATTGAGCGAAGAAAGTACAACTTCGGGTTCGCGATCCCGGCCGGACATCAGGACGGAGATGACCCCGAAACTATCGCGAAAAAAGAACTTTTTGAAGAAGTTGGGCTTAAGACCGGGGGACTGGAAAAAAAACTTGAAATCGGTCTTCCCAATCCCTGCAAAAGAGAAGGCGGCGCGCAGCACGATTGGACCGTATTTGAAGCCAACGGATGGACAGGCGAAATAAAACCGTCTCAGGACGAGACCAAAAGCTACTTCTGGGCCGATCGGAAAAGAATTATTGAGCTCGCCGAACGACTTCAGGAATTTGCTAAATCCCAAGGGATTTCTCTGTCACCGGACGGCCACGACTTGCCTCGTCTGGTTGAAGCCTCCAATACCGACCCTGCTTGGCGGGAAAACCCGGGGCTTGAACCGCCTATGTACTTCTTATTTAAAGAGCTGGGAATTCTTTAA
- the tsaD gene encoding tRNA (adenosine(37)-N6)-threonylcarbamoyltransferase complex transferase subunit TsaD yields MKRILAIETSCDETAIAIAEFFGPKRKPQIRVLSNIISSQVKIHEKFGGVVPNLAKREHQRSLVPTLLQALSEAGRKDLRFKIYDLRKTPKQKIPKSKVLNLKSVLAREPELFKQFNKRIVPLVSPKIDAIAVTYGPGLAPALWVGVNFARALAYLWGKPLIPVNHMAGHLYSAFLQKSGGLQAIKFPALALLVSGGHTELVLVGGGGKFKILGETLDDAAGEAFDKVARLLGLGYPGGPEISRLADRLKSDFDGFEVGLQRIKLPRPMTNSKDYNFSFSGLKTAVFYLVRDLGVKRAKKLRPFIAKEFQDAVVDVLVKKTIRAAKEYKAKTVLLGGGVAANKLLRRRLIRTVARELSNTECLTVPLGLSGDNALIIALAAFFAGKKKAPSKIGADANAKL; encoded by the coding sequence ATGAAAAGAATACTAGCCATAGAAACAAGCTGTGACGAAACCGCAATAGCCATTGCGGAATTTTTTGGCCCAAAAAGAAAACCGCAAATCAGAGTTCTTTCCAACATCATCTCCTCACAGGTAAAAATCCATGAAAAATTTGGAGGAGTGGTGCCGAACTTGGCCAAAAGAGAACACCAGCGCAGTCTCGTACCAACTTTATTGCAGGCACTATCTGAAGCCGGGCGAAAAGATTTACGATTTAAGATTTACGATTTAAGAAAAACGCCAAAACAGAAAATTCCTAAATCTAAAGTCTTAAATCTTAAATCTGTGCTGGCGCGCGAGCCGGAGCTTTTTAAACAATTCAATAAACGAATCGTGCCTCTCGTGTCCCCCAAGATAGACGCCATTGCCGTAACCTACGGGCCGGGGCTTGCGCCGGCCTTGTGGGTGGGCGTGAATTTCGCGCGGGCGCTTGCGTATCTTTGGGGCAAACCCCTGATTCCGGTCAATCACATGGCCGGCCATCTCTACTCCGCTTTTTTGCAAAAAAGCGGCGGCCTACAAGCTATCAAATTTCCCGCGCTCGCTCTGCTGGTCAGCGGCGGACACACCGAATTGGTACTTGTGGGGGGCGGCGGAAAATTTAAAATTCTTGGCGAGACATTGGACGATGCGGCTGGCGAGGCATTTGATAAAGTTGCGAGACTTCTTGGGTTAGGGTATCCGGGGGGACCCGAAATTTCTCGGCTTGCCGATCGATTGAAGTCCGACTTCGACGGTTTTGAAGTCGGACTTCAGCGTATTAAACTGCCGCGGCCCATGACAAACTCAAAAGATTATAATTTTTCCTTTTCAGGATTGAAAACTGCGGTGTTTTACCTCGTGCGGGATTTGGGTGTAAAACGCGCGAAGAAACTCCGTCCTTTTATTGCCAAAGAATTTCAAGACGCTGTAGTGGATGTCCTCGTCAAAAAAACCATACGTGCCGCCAAAGAATATAAAGCAAAAACGGTGCTCTTGGGCGGCGGCGTTGCGGCAAACAAGCTTTTGCGCAGGAGACTTATCCGAACTGTAGCCCGCGAACTGTCAAACACCGAGTGTTTGACAGTGCCGCTTGGACTCTCGGGTGATAAT